The Leptospira paudalimensis region AACGGCCATAAGGAGGGGATAGTTCCACGGAGCAATTTGGCCGACTACACCAACTGGTTCTCTACGTAAAATGGACGTGTAACCAGGTTGGTATTCATTCGCACGGCTTCCATGAACATCACGTGCAGCAGTTGCAAAAAAACGAATGTTATCAATGGCGAAAGGAATGTCTCCCGCCAAACTTAAGTTTTTGTATGGTTTCCCAGCATTGAGGGATTCCCATTTCGCAAATTCTTTTGTTTTTTCTTCCAAAAGGTCTGCCAATTTCCAAATCACTTTGGAACGTTCACTCGGTGTGAGTCCAGACCATCTTCCATCATAAAAGGCTTTGTGTGCTGCCTTAACGGCTTTGTCTACATCGGACACACTTGCATCAATTACAGTCGCTATTTTTTTTCCAGTGGCTGGGTCTTCGATGTCCATTGGTTTTCCGCCAGTAGAGTTTGCCCACTTCCCATCAATCCAAAGTTTATACTGTTTCATACCTGGGTTAGATTTCCTTTAATGATTTTGCCATGATGTTTAGACCTTCTTTTACGACTGATTCTTCTGCTGTGATAGGAACTAAAATTCGGATTACGTTTCCGTACACACCACAAGAAAGTAAAACAAGACCATGTTCTAAGGCTTTTGTTGTTAATTTTTTTGCCATATCAGCAGAAGGTTTATTGGCATCACCATTTTCAACGAGTTCAAAGGCGACCATCCCACCTAATCCACGTATCTCGCCAATGTTTGTGTTGGATTTTTTGATTTCGTTTAATTCCTTCACTAACATGGATCCTAATTGTGTTGATTTTTCCAATATCCCTTCTTCTTCGATGAGGTCCATCACTGCAATCCCCGCAGCACAAGCGACTGGGTTTCCGGCATAGGTTCCGCCAAGCCCACCTGGTTCTACAGAATCCATAATGGATGTTTTTCCAATCACTGCGGAAAGTGGCATCCCCGCTGCAAGGGATTTTGCGGTTGTGATGAGGTCTGGTTTGACACCCGAATGTTCGATGGCAAAAAGTTTCCCTGTCCTTGCAAATCCTGACTGCACCTCATCGGCAATGAGTAAAATTCCATGTTCATCACAAATGGCCCTTAGTTTCTTTAAAAAACTAGGAGAAGCAATGTAGAATCCACCTTCACCTTGCACTGGTTCAATGGCGATTGCTGCCACTCGGGACGGGTCAATGTCTGCTTTGAATAAATTGTTTAGGGCCTTGATCGAGTCGTCTTCTGTGACACCATGGTATTCCATCGGAAATGGAATGTGGTACACATCACTCGAGAAAGGTCCGAATCCTTTTTTGTAAGGAACCACCTTTCCTGTTAAGGCAAGAGCCATCATCGTTCTACCATGGAATCCACCTAAAAAACTGATGATCCCTGGTCTTCCTGTGGCAGCTCTTGCAATTTTCACTGCATTTTCCAATGCTTCGGCACCAGATGAAAACAAAATGGTTTTGGCTTCTCCATCAATTGGAGCTTTGGCATTTAGTTTTTCTGCGAGAACAATGTATGGTTCGTATGGCATGATTTGAAATGCAGTGTGGAGCACATGGTCCACTTGTTTGTGGATGGCAGCCACCACTTTTGGATGGCAATGTCCTGTGTTTTGAACACCAATCCCACCACCAAAATCAATGAATCGTTTTCCTTCAATATCCCAAATTTCTGCATTTTTTGCTTTCTCAGCAAACACAGGGTAGGCGGTAGTCACTCCACGTGGAATGTTTTTTAATCTTCTTTCCCATAGAGTTTTGTTTGTTTGTTTTTGATTGCCCGTCATTTGATTCCTCCGAGGCAGAGATATTTGGTTACTGTATAATCATCTAGACCGTATTTGGAGCCTTCTCGTCCCATGCCTGAAAATTTGACTCCCCCAAAAGGGACTTGTTCTGAAGAAATGATCCCTTCGTTAATGCCTACCATTCCATATTCTAACTGTTCGGCGACTCTAAAAATACGTGCCATGTCTTTCGTGTAAAAATAGGATGCTAGGCCAAAGTCGGTATCATTTGCGAGTTTGATGGCTTCTTCTTCAGTTTGGAAGGTTTGGATACAAGATACTGGGCCAAAGGTTTCTTCCTTTGTCACCATCATGGATGAGTTCACAGGATACAAAACGGTTGGTTCAAAAAAGTTTCCACCTAATTGGTGTGTGTTCCCACCGATCAAAACCTTTGCACCTTTGTTGACTGCATCTTGGATATGGGTTTTCACTTTTTCCACTGCGGCTTCATTGATAAGGGGGCCTTGGCTGGCACTCGGTTCCATTCCGTTGGCAACAACCAACTCTTTTGTTTTTTCAGCAAGTTTTTTGGAAAAGGTTTCAGCAACAGATGAATGCACTAAAAATCGATTCACACAAACACAAGTTTGTCCTGTGTTTCTGTACTTGGATAACATAGCACCTTTTACTGCTTCGTCTAAATCTGCATCTTCAAATACGATAAAAGGAGCATTCCCACCTAACTCAAGTGAGAGTTTTTTTAATGTAGCTGCCGATTTTTCCATCAGGTAAATTCCTGTTTTTGTGGATCCAGTAAAACTAAGTTTGCGAACCTCTTTACTTTCTAAAATCGTTTTGCCGATGAGGATTGGATCTCCAACTAACACATTCCAAACACCTTTTGGGAGTCCTGCTCGTTCTGCAAGAACTGCCATTGCAAGAGCTGAATAAGGAGTGAGTTCGGAAGGTTTGGATACCACGGTGCATCCTGCTGCAAGCGCAGGAGCCACTTTTCTTGCAAGCATTGCTGCAGGAAAATTCCAAGGAGTGATAGTTCCAACAACTCCAATGGGTTCTTTGAGTACAAGAATCCTAGTATCTTTTCTGTGAGATGGGATTAAATCTCCATAAGCACGTTTTGCTTCTTCACCGAACCATTCAATATAAGAAGCTGCATAGGCAATTTCTCCCCTAGCTTCCGTTAAAGGTTTTCCTTGTTCTTGTGTCATAATCAGTGCCAAGTCTTCTTGGTGGTCCATCATGAGTTGGAACCATTTGCGAAGGATTCCCGCACGTTCTTTGGCAGGTCTCGATCTCCAATCCACAAACGCATCTTTGGCTGAACGGATTGCGTTGAGCGTGTCCTTTTCTGTTGCATGCGGGATGTTCCCGATGGTTTCCCCTGTGGCAGGGTTATGTACTAAAATTTCTTTTTTATTTTCAGCGGGGCACCAAACCCCACCGATGAAATTTTCCTGGCGAAAAAGGTCTTTATCTTTGATGTATTTCATAGCAAACCTACGCTTTCACGAAAAACGTGCCTCATAAAAATTCCTACCTTTTTTTTGAAAACTTCAGAATTGGTTGCTTAATTTTGAATTTTTGGTATCTAATGCCTGACATAAGTAAAACCAGGAGCACATAGGTTTATGAAATTCGATTCATACAAACGAGTGGTTTTTTTTACAGCAGTTCTTTCGATCGCTTTTGCGGTAACCTGCGGTAAAAAAGAAACAAAGGTTTCAGAAATTGGACAAGGCGAGGGAGAAGTTTCCATCGTTGCTTGGCCAGGTTACATTGAACGTGGTGAAACAGACAAAGGATATGACTGGGTCACTGAATTTGAAAAAAATACAGGCTGTAAAGTAAATGTAAAAACTGCCGCTACATCTGATGAGATGGTAGCACTTATGAATGAAGGTGGATTTGACTTGGTAACTGCTTCAGGTGACGCATCACTTCGATTAGTTGCAGGTGGAAAAGTCCAAGAGATTAACATTGATTTGATTCCAAGTTGGAAAAACGTAGACTCTCGTTTACAAAATGCTCCTTGGCATACTGTAGATGGTAAACATTTCGGAGTTCCTTACCAATGGGGACCAAACGTACTTATGTACAACACAAAAGTTTTTAAAAAAGCTCCAACAAGTTGGAATGTTGTATTTGAAGAACAAGTTTTACCAGATGGAAAATCTAACAAAGGTAGAGTACAAGCATTCGATGGTCCAATTTACATCGCTGACGCTGCCCTTTATTTAAAAGTTGCAAAACCAGAACTTGGAATCCAAGATCCTTACGAATTGGATGAAAAACAATACACAGCTGTGATTGAGTTATTAAAAAAACAAAGACAACTCGTTCCAAAATACTGGCATGATGCAATGGTTCAAGTTGACGATTTCAAAAAAGAAGGTTTAGTCGCTTCTTCAACATGGCCATTCCAAGTTAATTTACTTGTGAGTGAAAAACAACCTGTATCATCCATCGTTCCTGTGGAAGGAGCTACTGGTTGGGCAGATAGTACAATGTTACACAAAGATTCTAAACACGTAAACTGTGCTTATAAATGGATGGAACATTCTCTTTCTCCAAAAGTACAAGGTGATTTAGCATCTTGGTTTGGATCTGTTCCTTCCGTTCCTGCTGCTTGTAAAGGGAATGCTTTACTTGGGGACACTGGTTGTGCAGTGAATGGATTCAACAATTTTGAAAAAATCTCTTTTTGGAGAACTCCAAAAGAAGATTGTTCAGGTGGAAGAAAATGTGTGCCTTATAAAAAATGGGCAGAAGATTATATTTCCATTATTGGAAGTAAATAAAATCCTAACATCATAAGAGTTCTAAAGGAGATAGAATGGACCAAGTTTACGATGTTGAGTTTCAAAATGTAACCAGGAAATTCGACCAATTCATAGCGGTAGATGATGTCTCCTTTGGGATTAAAAAAGGTGAGTTTTTTTCGATGTTAGGTCCTTCTGGGTCTGGTAAAACTACCTGCCTCCGAATGGTGGCGGGTTTTCAAGATACTAGTTCAGGAAGGGTTCTTTTGGAAGGAGTTGATGTCACGGGCATCCCTCCTTACAAAAGAAATGTCAATACAGTCTTCCAAGATTATGCTTTGTTCCCACATATGTCTGTTGCGGAAAATGTGGGCTATGGTTTAAAAATTAAAAAACTTCCAAGTGCCGAGATTTCAAAACGTGTTTCTGAAATGCTTGCGATGGTTCGCCTTCCCGATGTGGGAAATCGAAAACCATCGGAATTATCGGGAGGTCAAAGGCAAAGGATTGCACTGGCAAGGGCACTCATCAATCGTCCAGGTGTACTGTTGTTAGATGAACCATTGGGTGCACTTGATCTAAAACTGCGGGAAGAAATGCAGTTGGAGCTTAAAGCCATTCAAAAAGAAGTTGGGATCACGTTTATTTTTGTGACCCACGACCAAGAAGAAGCACTTTCGATGTCAGATCGAATCGCTGTCTTTAATAAAGGTAAGGTGGAACAAATTGCAACGCCAGAAGAGTTGTACAATCGCCCAAAAACAGAATTTGTAGCCAACTTTGTGGGAACTTCCAATATTTTATCTGTTGAGGAAACAAAACGACTCACAGGCCATAATGGTAAGATGATGATCCGCCCGGAACGAGTCCATGTTTTTGCAAATGCAAAAGAGGACAACCATTCATCTGGATATAGAACATTCAAAGCAATTTTAAAAAGCCAAGTATACTCAGGTGCAACATCTAAAATGCATTTTGAAACTCCTAGTGGATCTCGGATCATTGCCTCCACACAAAACTTAAAAATTTCTGCAGACCATATCGCAGTTGGTTCAGAAGTTTTAGTGGGTTGGAAAGATTCCGACATGCATTTGTTATAAGGAAATCATGATGACGAATGTTATGGATAGATTCATCACGTTTTTATTTTACAGAAAAAGTTTGGCACTTTTTTTATTGTTATCACCTCTGCTTGTTTGGCTTGGTGTAGTTTATTTAGGTTCTTTGTTTACTCTTCTCATCCAAAGTTTTTTCTCTATTGATTCCTTTTCGGGTGTCATCAAACGAGAATTCACATTTGAATCCTATTATGATTTATTCCGGCAGAGTACCAATTGGGATATTATCATTCGTACAACAACGATGGCTTTCACAGTGACAGTTGTGAGTGCGATCATTGCGTTTCCAATTGCTTATTATATGGCAATGAATGCTGGACCCAAACTAAAACCAATTTTGTATTTGGGTGTTATGTTGCCTTTATGGTCTAGTTACCTTGTAAAAGTGTATTCCTGGAAACTCATTATGGCCAAAGAAGGAATCCTTACCTGGTGTTTGGACCAGCTGGGGTTATTACACTTGTTAGATGTTATACTTTCCATCCCTGTCATTGGTGGCACTTCTTTATCTTTTTCCTACATCGGTATGTTTTTGGTATTCGTTTACATATGGTTACCTTACATGATTTTACCCATCCAGGCATCTTTAGAAAGAATTCCAAAAACACTTTTAGAAGCTTCCTCTGATTTGGGAGGAGGGCCCGCACAAACCTTTCGCAAAGTCATTTTACCTTTGGCGTTTCCTGGTGTCGTAGCTGGTTCTATTTTTACATTTTCATTAACACTCGGTGATTACATCATTCCTACAATCATAGGGAATTCGAGTTATTTTATTGGGATGGCTGTGTACACCCACCAAGGAACTGCGGGGAACATTCCACTTGCTGCTGCATTTTCTGTCGTTCCCATCGTGATTATGATGGTGTATTTAACAATCGCTAAACGATTAGGAGCATTTGATGCGCTCTAAATGGAACTTAGGATCTATTGGATTAAAAACGGCAACTATCTTCGGTTTTTTATTCATCCATATACCCATACTCATCATCATCATGTATGCATTTTCGACAGATGAAAAAACGTTTCAATTCCCTCTACCGGGATTCACTACGAAGTGGTTTGGAGTCGCATGGGAACGAAATGATATCTGGGAAGCGATTATACTCTCTTCCCAAGTTGCATTCATTTCTACATTCATTGCAATCCTATTAGGAACACTGGCAAGCCTTGCCGTGTACCGAAGCCAATTTTTTGGAAAAGAAATCATTTCCTTTCTTGTGATTTTACCCATTGCTCTCCCAGGCATTGTCACAGGGATTTCCCTTCGGTCTGCTATGTCTCTCTTTGGAATTCCGTTTAGCACTTGGACCATTGTCATTGCACATGCTACCTTTTGTATCGTGACTGTTTATAATAATGTTCTGGCAAGATTACGAAGGAGTTCTCATTCCATGGTGGAAGCATCAATGGATTTAGGTGCAAACCCATGGCAAACATTTCGTTTTGTGATACTACCAAATATTGCAACTGCATTACTTGCAGGAGGAATGTTATCCTTTGCTTTGTCATTTGATGAAGTGATTGTAACAACGTTTACAGCTGGTCAACAATCAACCGTGCCTATCTGGATGTTAACAGAGTTTATTCGTCCAAGGCAAAGGCCAGTAACCAATGTGGTAGCTGTTTTTGTGATTTTAGTCACAACCATTCCAATCCTTGTCGCTTATTATCTCACAAAAGAAGATGATGGTCGCAAAAAATAAATTCCATCCTTTTGTAGTGGATGGTCAATACGATATGATTTTCAGTTTCTAACGAAACCTCATCTACCAATATGATAATTATCAAAGGAAATTCACTTTCTTATCTTCCAGGATCGTGTTAGGATTAGCGTATGGAAAAATTAATACAAAAACTGATCATCCCCATTGATGGTTCACCAAGTTCGGCAAAGGCCTTGGAATTTGGATTGGCATTAGCCAAGGCAAGTAATGCAATTTGTTATGTTGTAGAAGTGATAGAGGACTTTGGACCACTCCCTGGGTATTATGATGCAGCTCCTCCTGGAAAGGATCGAGTCAAATGGATCTCGGAACAACGATTTGAAAAAATCCATCCGATCTTAGAGGAGACAACCGTAAAATGGAATCGTGTGGTATTGGAAGGATACCCTGCTGAAGAAATTTGTAAACTAGCGGAAAAAGAAAAAGTCGATTTGATTGTGATTGGAAGTCGTGGCCATGGAATTTTAGGCAGATTCATCATGGGAAGTGTCTCCGATAGAGTTGTACATTATGCACCATGTTCTGTAACTGTCGTTAGGTGAATTTACCATAATTTTGACAAATCAATGTTAAATTACTTGCCTTGAAAGGTATCCCATTGGAATCTACGGGTTAATCCTAAAGTAGATTCCTGGTTGATACAAATGAAGGTTCCCGAAAAAGAAGAGCTCCCCACTGTTTTAGCTCTCGATAAACGTTACACACGCACTTATTTCCAAGAAGATAGTTTTGTTTCCAATATAAGAAGGGCTCTGCCTCGGATGATTTTGGCAGACCTCATGGAAAGTGATGTTTTACCAAAACTGAACGAAGAAGAAAAGGAATTTCTTTTATTCTATTATATTAAAAGAACTGATGCGTCGGGGAGTTATTATCAATTAAAAACAATTCCTTCTCGGATACGTAAAGAATCAGCAGATCGTATACTAAATGAAGCGAATATAGATGATTCTGGTAGAGAATTCTTAAGCCAATTTTATAATTTTGATACTGAAATCGAACAATATGTACTCAATGACCAAGTGACAGAAGCTGATGAGATTAAAATTTTACAACTTGTCAAACGTAGAGATTATTATGTAGGCAATGTAGAAAAATCGATGATCTCTGCAATCTTTGAAAGATTCCCTGAGATTCCAAAACGGGACACTTTTTTTGCAAATTTGTATGTCCCTCCAACTCATAAATACTATTCTCCTCCCAATTTAAAACACATTTCAGGTATGCAAATTGTGGAAGCGGCAAGGCAATTGGGAATTGCATGTAATCACATGTTTGGGAAAGTCCCTTTTGAAGATGTCACCTTCTTATTGTTATATTTAAATTCTGAATTTTTGCAATATGCAAAAATGAATATGCCCATTAAACTTAGGGTCAAAGCAAAAGAAGTTAAATACAGTAAATCCGGATATTGGAACTACTCAAAACTCGCCATTACTGCCTACCAAGAGAACCAAGAAATTACGAAAATTGAAATGGCCGCGAGTATTTTGCCTTTAAAGGTATACAAACGCTTAAAAAGCACGCAGGAAGAAGTGTATGAAATTGATCCAAGGTTTCGGATTTTGGATCGTTTTAAGAACAATATTTCCATTCGAGAAAATGGAAGGAATATTGTCTCAACAATCGAAAATATATCAAATTCTGGATTTATGGTGCGCTGCTCAGGAATCCATCCGGGAACATTGTCCACTGAGCAACAACTAGAATTTTTTATGCATTTTGATATTGTTGGTTTCGTACACGGAACTTGTATTTTATTATGGGTAAAAGAAGACGATAATAATGAAGATATGTTTTTTGCTGGATTTCGTTTTGAAGAAATATCTGATCTAGACAGGGCAAATGTAAAGGAAGCAATCAATCGGTATGGAAGATTGATAGAAGATAGGGAAATCCAATGAAAAAGAAAAAAGTAGCCTTAGTCACTGGTGGAACTTCCGGATTAGGTAGAGCGATTGTGTTAGAATATGCAAACGCTGGTTATGTGGTTGGTTTTTGTGGTCGTAGGAAACAGGAAGGGGAAGATACTCTCGCTTTACTTGCAAAACAAGGCGGTGAAGGTATATTTTTCAAATGTGATGTCACACAATCGGAAGCAGTTCGTAATTTTGTAGAAACCATTGTAGATAAATATGGCCAAATAGATGTAGCAGTTAATAATGCTGGGATTTCAGGAGTCCTTAAAACGACAGCTGATTATCCATTAGATATTTTTGATTCTGTAATGGATGTAAATCTAAAAGGTACTTTTTTATCAATGCAGTTTGAATTAAAGCAATTTATCAAACAAACAAACGGTGGTGTGATCATCAATGTTTCGTCTGCATTAGGTTTACGTGGAAAAGAAAAAGCAGGCCCTTATTCAATGTCAAAACATGGAATCATAGGACTGACTAAATCTGCTGCTTTAGAGTATGGTGCACAAGGGATTCGAGTCATTGCACTTTGTCCGGGAGGAATACAAACTGAAATGGACGATGTATTTTATGCAAATGTACCAAATCCAGAAGAAGTTAAAAAAGAAAGAATGAAATCTTATGCCTTAGGTCGGATGGCAACTCCTGAAGAAGTAGCCAAAACTTGTGTATGGTTGTCTGGTGATGGAGCTGCTTTTATCACTGGTGCTGTCATCCCAGTGGATGGCGGAAAAACGGCTAGATAAGGATTCTATTTGTTTACGATAGGAAAATACAAAGTCACAAAAGAACTCCATTTGGGAAAAAGGAGTTCTGTCTACATTGGAGAAGATGATAAAAAATCTCCAGTTGTTGTAAAACTATTAAACAGAGATTATCCTGATAATCACGAAATTACAAAGTTTAAAAATGAATTTGAAATTCTTAAATCGATAGATTCAAGCTACACATTAAAACCATTAAGTTTTGAATCTTATCAAAACACAGTTGCGATTGTTTTTCCTCATATCGAATATACCGATCTCGCTAAACTTCAATTAAGTGGGAAATATAGTAATCTCCAGACTTTTTTAAATATCTCAATTGAAATTTGTAGGGCACTTTCGGACATCCATAAAGCGAAAGTAGTCCATAACGATATCAAAGCACAGAATATCATTTATCATCCTGAAACAGGTGAATTAAAGATAATTGATTTTGGTTCCGCAACTATGTTAACCCATAGAAGTTTTTATCTTCCGATGAACCAAAATTTAACAGGGACATTGGCACATATTTCTCCAGAACAAACTGGTAGAATGAATCGCACTGTAGATTACCGTACAGACTTTTATTCGTTAGGAGTAACCTTATACCAACTCATTACAGGAGAGCTTCCCTTTTTATACACTGATAGTTTGGAAATGGTTCACGCACATTTAGCTAGAATCCCATTGCCTCCACAGGAAAGAAGTAATGCTCCGAAAATCTTATCAGATTTAATCATGAAACTTTTGGAAAAAAATCCAGAGGATAGATACCAAACTGCGACTGGATTACTTTCTGATTTAATCACCATTCAATCCGTCTTATTAGAGAATGGAAAAGAAGAATTAGATTCCTTTCAAATGGAATTGGCAAAAAACGATAAATCATCTCGTTTTCAAATACCGAAAAAGTTATACGGTAGAGAGTTACAACTTAAAACTTTTGAAGAAAAATTTCTAAATGCAACAGAAGGAAAAATTGAAACCTTCCTAATCTCTGGACGTTCTGGTATTGGGAAGTCAGCTTTAATTAACGAAATTCAAAAACCAGTTACAATCGAAAGAGCTTACTTTACAACAGGTAAGTTTGATTTATATAAAAAATCAATTCCATACCGTGCGATTAACCTTGCCTTACAAGGTCTAGTGAAACAGTTGTTATCTGAAAACGAGACTTCTGTCAAAGAGTGGAAAAAAATACTAACCCAAACCTTAGGGGCAAACGCTAAGCTCATCATCGACGTAGTGCCTGAGCTTGCTAAGTTATTGGGAGATGTAGAAACACCTCCAGAATTGGATACGGTAGAAACAGAAAATCGTTTTCATTTAGTTTTTAGAAAATTTTTGCGAACAGTGTGTACCAAAGAACATCCTGTTGTGATGTTTTTAGATGATTTACAGTGGGCTGATTCTTCTAGTATTCTTTTGTTAAAAGAAGCGATTACCGATCCAGAAATTTCCTATTTTTTTATCATCCTATCTTACAGAGACAATGAAGTAAGTCCAACGGATCCATTTTTTCGGATGTTGGAAGAACTTAGGGAAACAAAAACTTCCATCACTGAAATTCGATTGGAACCACTAACGGAATCTGATATTTCGATACTTGTCTCTGATACATTATCATTACCTGAATCAGAAATTAAGGGGATTTCGGAAATCATTTGGAAAAAAACAAAGGGAAATCCTTTCCACGTAAATGAAATGTTTAAGAATCTTTATGAGAGATCTTACATCCAATTTTCTGAAAATCGATGGGTTTGGGATAAGGAAAAAATCAATACAG contains the following coding sequences:
- the gabT gene encoding 4-aminobutyrate--2-oxoglutarate transaminase encodes the protein MTGNQKQTNKTLWERRLKNIPRGVTTAYPVFAEKAKNAEIWDIEGKRFIDFGGGIGVQNTGHCHPKVVAAIHKQVDHVLHTAFQIMPYEPYIVLAEKLNAKAPIDGEAKTILFSSGAEALENAVKIARAATGRPGIISFLGGFHGRTMMALALTGKVVPYKKGFGPFSSDVYHIPFPMEYHGVTEDDSIKALNNLFKADIDPSRVAAIAIEPVQGEGGFYIASPSFLKKLRAICDEHGILLIADEVQSGFARTGKLFAIEHSGVKPDLITTAKSLAAGMPLSAVIGKTSIMDSVEPGGLGGTYAGNPVACAAGIAVMDLIEEEGILEKSTQLGSMLVKELNEIKKSNTNIGEIRGLGGMVAFELVENGDANKPSADMAKKLTTKALEHGLVLLSCGVYGNVIRILVPITAEESVVKEGLNIMAKSLKEI
- a CDS encoding NAD-dependent succinate-semialdehyde dehydrogenase — its product is MKYIKDKDLFRQENFIGGVWCPAENKKEILVHNPATGETIGNIPHATEKDTLNAIRSAKDAFVDWRSRPAKERAGILRKWFQLMMDHQEDLALIMTQEQGKPLTEARGEIAYAASYIEWFGEEAKRAYGDLIPSHRKDTRILVLKEPIGVVGTITPWNFPAAMLARKVAPALAAGCTVVSKPSELTPYSALAMAVLAERAGLPKGVWNVLVGDPILIGKTILESKEVRKLSFTGSTKTGIYLMEKSAATLKKLSLELGGNAPFIVFEDADLDEAVKGAMLSKYRNTGQTCVCVNRFLVHSSVAETFSKKLAEKTKELVVANGMEPSASQGPLINEAAVEKVKTHIQDAVNKGAKVLIGGNTHQLGGNFFEPTVLYPVNSSMMVTKEETFGPVSCIQTFQTEEEAIKLANDTDFGLASYFYTKDMARIFRVAEQLEYGMVGINEGIISSEQVPFGGVKFSGMGREGSKYGLDDYTVTKYLCLGGIK
- a CDS encoding ABC transporter substrate-binding protein, with product MKFDSYKRVVFFTAVLSIAFAVTCGKKETKVSEIGQGEGEVSIVAWPGYIERGETDKGYDWVTEFEKNTGCKVNVKTAATSDEMVALMNEGGFDLVTASGDASLRLVAGGKVQEINIDLIPSWKNVDSRLQNAPWHTVDGKHFGVPYQWGPNVLMYNTKVFKKAPTSWNVVFEEQVLPDGKSNKGRVQAFDGPIYIADAALYLKVAKPELGIQDPYELDEKQYTAVIELLKKQRQLVPKYWHDAMVQVDDFKKEGLVASSTWPFQVNLLVSEKQPVSSIVPVEGATGWADSTMLHKDSKHVNCAYKWMEHSLSPKVQGDLASWFGSVPSVPAACKGNALLGDTGCAVNGFNNFEKISFWRTPKEDCSGGRKCVPYKKWAEDYISIIGSK
- a CDS encoding ABC transporter ATP-binding protein codes for the protein MDQVYDVEFQNVTRKFDQFIAVDDVSFGIKKGEFFSMLGPSGSGKTTCLRMVAGFQDTSSGRVLLEGVDVTGIPPYKRNVNTVFQDYALFPHMSVAENVGYGLKIKKLPSAEISKRVSEMLAMVRLPDVGNRKPSELSGGQRQRIALARALINRPGVLLLDEPLGALDLKLREEMQLELKAIQKEVGITFIFVTHDQEEALSMSDRIAVFNKGKVEQIATPEELYNRPKTEFVANFVGTSNILSVEETKRLTGHNGKMMIRPERVHVFANAKEDNHSSGYRTFKAILKSQVYSGATSKMHFETPSGSRIIASTQNLKISADHIAVGSEVLVGWKDSDMHLL
- a CDS encoding ABC transporter permease; translated protein: MTNVMDRFITFLFYRKSLALFLLLSPLLVWLGVVYLGSLFTLLIQSFFSIDSFSGVIKREFTFESYYDLFRQSTNWDIIIRTTTMAFTVTVVSAIIAFPIAYYMAMNAGPKLKPILYLGVMLPLWSSYLVKVYSWKLIMAKEGILTWCLDQLGLLHLLDVILSIPVIGGTSLSFSYIGMFLVFVYIWLPYMILPIQASLERIPKTLLEASSDLGGGPAQTFRKVILPLAFPGVVAGSIFTFSLTLGDYIIPTIIGNSSYFIGMAVYTHQGTAGNIPLAAAFSVVPIVIMMVYLTIAKRLGAFDAL
- a CDS encoding ABC transporter permease, which translates into the protein MRSKWNLGSIGLKTATIFGFLFIHIPILIIIMYAFSTDEKTFQFPLPGFTTKWFGVAWERNDIWEAIILSSQVAFISTFIAILLGTLASLAVYRSQFFGKEIISFLVILPIALPGIVTGISLRSAMSLFGIPFSTWTIVIAHATFCIVTVYNNVLARLRRSSHSMVEASMDLGANPWQTFRFVILPNIATALLAGGMLSFALSFDEVIVTTFTAGQQSTVPIWMLTEFIRPRQRPVTNVVAVFVILVTTIPILVAYYLTKEDDGRKK
- a CDS encoding universal stress protein — translated: MEKLIQKLIIPIDGSPSSAKALEFGLALAKASNAICYVVEVIEDFGPLPGYYDAAPPGKDRVKWISEQRFEKIHPILEETTVKWNRVVLEGYPAEEICKLAEKEKVDLIVIGSRGHGILGRFIMGSVSDRVVHYAPCSVTVVR
- a CDS encoding AfsA-related hotdog domain-containing protein, which produces MKVPEKEELPTVLALDKRYTRTYFQEDSFVSNIRRALPRMILADLMESDVLPKLNEEEKEFLLFYYIKRTDASGSYYQLKTIPSRIRKESADRILNEANIDDSGREFLSQFYNFDTEIEQYVLNDQVTEADEIKILQLVKRRDYYVGNVEKSMISAIFERFPEIPKRDTFFANLYVPPTHKYYSPPNLKHISGMQIVEAARQLGIACNHMFGKVPFEDVTFLLLYLNSEFLQYAKMNMPIKLRVKAKEVKYSKSGYWNYSKLAITAYQENQEITKIEMAASILPLKVYKRLKSTQEEVYEIDPRFRILDRFKNNISIRENGRNIVSTIENISNSGFMVRCSGIHPGTLSTEQQLEFFMHFDIVGFVHGTCILLWVKEDDNNEDMFFAGFRFEEISDLDRANVKEAINRYGRLIEDREIQ
- a CDS encoding SDR family NAD(P)-dependent oxidoreductase, which translates into the protein MKKKKVALVTGGTSGLGRAIVLEYANAGYVVGFCGRRKQEGEDTLALLAKQGGEGIFFKCDVTQSEAVRNFVETIVDKYGQIDVAVNNAGISGVLKTTADYPLDIFDSVMDVNLKGTFLSMQFELKQFIKQTNGGVIINVSSALGLRGKEKAGPYSMSKHGIIGLTKSAALEYGAQGIRVIALCPGGIQTEMDDVFYANVPNPEEVKKERMKSYALGRMATPEEVAKTCVWLSGDGAAFITGAVIPVDGGKTAR